A genomic region of Mus musculus strain C57BL/6J chromosome 7, GRCm38.p6 C57BL/6J contains the following coding sequences:
- the Ceacam1 gene encoding carcinoembryonic antigen-related cell adhesion molecule 1 isoform 1 precursor (isoform 1 precursor is encoded by transcript variant 1): MELASAHLHKGQVPWGGLLLTASLLASWSPATTAEVTIEAVPPQVAEDNNVLLLVHNLPLALGAFAWYKGNTTAIDKEIARFVPNSNMNFTGQAYSGREIIYSNGSLLFQMITMKDMGVYTLDMTDENYRRTQATVRFHVHPILLKPNITSNNSNPVEGDDSVSLTCDSYTDPDNINYLWSRNGESLSEGDRLKLSEGNRTLTLLNVTRNDTGPYVCETRNPVSVNRSDPFSLNIIYGPDTPIISPSDIYLHPGSNLNLSCHAASNPPAQYFWLINEKPHASSQELFIPNITTNNSGTYTCFVNNSVTGLSRTTVKNITVLEPVTQPFLQVTNTTVKELDSVTLTCLSNDIGANIQWLFNSQSLQLTERMTLSQNNSILRIDPIKREDAGEYQCEISNPVSVRRSNSIKLDIIFDPTQGGLSDGAIAGIVIGVVAGVALIAGLAYFLYSRKSGGGSDQRDLTEHKPSASNHNLAPSDNSPNKVDDVAYTVLNFNSQQPNRPTSAPSSPRATETVYSEVKKK; the protein is encoded by the exons aTGGAGCTGGCCTCAGCACATCTCCACAAAGGGCAGGTTCCCTGGGGAGGACTACTGCTCACAG cCTCACTTTTAGCCTCCTGGAGCCCTGCCACCACTGCTGAAGTCACCATTGAGGCTGTGCCGCCCCAGGTTGCTGAAGACAACAATGTTCTTCTACTTGTTCACAATCTGCCCCTGGCGCTTGGAGCCTTTGCCTGGTACAAGGGAAACACTACGGCTATAGACAAAGAAATTGCACGATTTGTACCAAATAGTAATATGAATTTCACGGGGCAAGCATACAGCGGCAGAGAGATAATATACAGCAATGGATCCCTGCTCTTCCAAATGATCACCATGAAGGATATGGGAGTCTACACACTAGATATGACAGATGAAAACTATCGTCGTACTCAGGCGACTGTGCGATTTCATGTACACC CCATATTATTAAAGCCCAACATCACAAGCAACAACTCCAATCCCGTGGAGGGTGACGACTCCGTATCATTAACCTGTGACTCTTACACTGACCCTGATAATATAAACTACCTGTGGAGCAGAAATGGTGAAAGCCTTTCAGAAGGTGACAGGCTGAAGCTGTCTGAGGGCAACAGGACTCTCACTTTACTCAATGTCACGAGGAATGACACAGGACCCTATGTGTGTGAAACCCGGAATCCAGTGAGTGTCAACCGAAGTGACCCATTCAGCCTGAACATTATCT ATGGTCCGGACACCCCGATTATATCCCCCTCAGATATTTATTTGCATCCAGGGTCAAACCTCAACCTCTCCTGCCATGCAGCCTCTAACCCACCTGCACAGTACTTTTGGCTTATCAATGAGAAGCCCCATGCATCCTCCCAAGAGCTCTTTATCCCCAACATCACTACTAATAATAGCGGAACCTATACCTGCTTCGTCAATAACTCTGTCACTGGCCTCAGTAGGACCACAGTCAAGAACATTACAGTCCTTG AGCCAGTGACTCAGCCCTTCCTCCAAGTCACCAACACCACAGTCAAAGAACTAGACTCTGTGACCCTGACCTGCTTGTCGAATGACATTGGAGCCAACATCCAGTGGCTCTTCAATAGCCAGAGTCTTCAGCTCACAGAGAGAATGACACTCTCCCAGAACAACAGCATCCTCAGAATAGACCCTATTAAGAGGGAAGATGCCGGCGAGTATCAGTGTGAAATCTCGAATCCAGTCAGCGTCAGGAGGAGCAACTCAATCAAGCTGGACATAATAT TTGACCCAACACAAGGAGGCCTCTCAGATGGCGCCATTGCTGGCATCGTGATTGGAGTTGTGGCTGGGGTGGCTCTAATAGCAGGGCTGGCATATTTCCTCTATTCCAGGAAGTCTGGCGG GGGAAGTGACCAGCGAGATCTCACAGAGCACAAACCCTCAGCCTCCAACCACA aTCTGGCTCCTTCTGACAACTCTCCTAACAAG GTGGATGACGTCGCATACACTGTCCTgaacttcaattcccagcaacccaacCGGCCAACTTCAGCCCCTTCTTCTCCAAGAGCCACAGAAACAGTTTATTCAGAAGTAAAAAAGAAGTGA
- the Ceacam1 gene encoding carcinoembryonic antigen-related cell adhesion molecule 1 isoform 3 precursor (isoform 3 precursor is encoded by transcript variant 3) — MELASAHLHKGQVPWGGLLLTASLLASWSPATTAEVTIEAVPPQVAEDNNVLLLVHNLPLALGAFAWYKGNTTAIDKEIARFVPNSNMNFTGQAYSGREIIYSNGSLLFQMITMKDMGVYTLDMTDENYRRTQATVRFHVHQPVTQPFLQVTNTTVKELDSVTLTCLSNDIGANIQWLFNSQSLQLTERMTLSQNNSILRIDPIKREDAGEYQCEISNPVSVRRSNSIKLDIIFDPTQGGLSDGAIAGIVIGVVAGVALIAGLAYFLYSRKSGGGSDQRDLTEHKPSASNHNLAPSDNSPNKVDDVAYTVLNFNSQQPNRPTSAPSSPRATETVYSEVKKK, encoded by the exons aTGGAGCTGGCCTCAGCACATCTCCACAAAGGGCAGGTTCCCTGGGGAGGACTACTGCTCACAG cCTCACTTTTAGCCTCCTGGAGCCCTGCCACCACTGCTGAAGTCACCATTGAGGCTGTGCCGCCCCAGGTTGCTGAAGACAACAATGTTCTTCTACTTGTTCACAATCTGCCCCTGGCGCTTGGAGCCTTTGCCTGGTACAAGGGAAACACTACGGCTATAGACAAAGAAATTGCACGATTTGTACCAAATAGTAATATGAATTTCACGGGGCAAGCATACAGCGGCAGAGAGATAATATACAGCAATGGATCCCTGCTCTTCCAAATGATCACCATGAAGGATATGGGAGTCTACACACTAGATATGACAGATGAAAACTATCGTCGTACTCAGGCGACTGTGCGATTTCATGTACACC AGCCAGTGACTCAGCCCTTCCTCCAAGTCACCAACACCACAGTCAAAGAACTAGACTCTGTGACCCTGACCTGCTTGTCGAATGACATTGGAGCCAACATCCAGTGGCTCTTCAATAGCCAGAGTCTTCAGCTCACAGAGAGAATGACACTCTCCCAGAACAACAGCATCCTCAGAATAGACCCTATTAAGAGGGAAGATGCCGGCGAGTATCAGTGTGAAATCTCGAATCCAGTCAGCGTCAGGAGGAGCAACTCAATCAAGCTGGACATAATAT TTGACCCAACACAAGGAGGCCTCTCAGATGGCGCCATTGCTGGCATCGTGATTGGAGTTGTGGCTGGGGTGGCTCTAATAGCAGGGCTGGCATATTTCCTCTATTCCAGGAAGTCTGGCGG GGGAAGTGACCAGCGAGATCTCACAGAGCACAAACCCTCAGCCTCCAACCACA aTCTGGCTCCTTCTGACAACTCTCCTAACAAG GTGGATGACGTCGCATACACTGTCCTgaacttcaattcccagcaacccaacCGGCCAACTTCAGCCCCTTCTTCTCCAAGAGCCACAGAAACAGTTTATTCAGAAGTAAAAAAGAAGTGA
- the Ceacam1 gene encoding carcinoembryonic antigen-related cell adhesion molecule 1 isoform X1: protein MELASAHLHKGQVPWGGLLLTASLLASWSPATTAEVTIEAVPPQVAEDNNVLLLVHNLPLALGAFAWYKGNTTAIDKEIARFVPNSNMNFTGQAYSGREIIYSNGSLLFQMITMKDMGVYTLDMTDENYRRTQATVRFHVHPILLKPNITSNNSNPVEGDDSVSLTCDSYTDPDNINYLWSRNGESLSEGDRLKLSEGNRTLTLLNVTRNDTGPYVCETRNPVSVNRSDPFSLNIIYGPDTPIISPSDIYLHPGSNLNLSCHAASNPPAQYFWLINEKPHASSQELFIPNITTNNSGTYTCFVNNSVTGLSRTTVKNITVLEPVTQPFLQVTNTTVKELDSVTLTCLSNDIGANIQWLFNSQSLQLTERMTLSQNNSILRIDPIKREDAGEYQCEISNPVSVRRSNSIKLDIIWEVTSEISQSTNPQPPTTIWLLLTTLLTRWMTSHTLS, encoded by the exons aTGGAGCTGGCCTCAGCACATCTCCACAAAGGGCAGGTTCCCTGGGGAGGACTACTGCTCACAG cCTCACTTTTAGCCTCCTGGAGCCCTGCCACCACTGCTGAAGTCACCATTGAGGCTGTGCCGCCCCAGGTTGCTGAAGACAACAATGTTCTTCTACTTGTTCACAATCTGCCCCTGGCGCTTGGAGCCTTTGCCTGGTACAAGGGAAACACTACGGCTATAGACAAAGAAATTGCACGATTTGTACCAAATAGTAATATGAATTTCACGGGGCAAGCATACAGCGGCAGAGAGATAATATACAGCAATGGATCCCTGCTCTTCCAAATGATCACCATGAAGGATATGGGAGTCTACACACTAGATATGACAGATGAAAACTATCGTCGTACTCAGGCGACTGTGCGATTTCATGTACACC CCATATTATTAAAGCCCAACATCACAAGCAACAACTCCAATCCCGTGGAGGGTGACGACTCCGTATCATTAACCTGTGACTCTTACACTGACCCTGATAATATAAACTACCTGTGGAGCAGAAATGGTGAAAGCCTTTCAGAAGGTGACAGGCTGAAGCTGTCTGAGGGCAACAGGACTCTCACTTTACTCAATGTCACGAGGAATGACACAGGACCCTATGTGTGTGAAACCCGGAATCCAGTGAGTGTCAACCGAAGTGACCCATTCAGCCTGAACATTATCT ATGGTCCGGACACCCCGATTATATCCCCCTCAGATATTTATTTGCATCCAGGGTCAAACCTCAACCTCTCCTGCCATGCAGCCTCTAACCCACCTGCACAGTACTTTTGGCTTATCAATGAGAAGCCCCATGCATCCTCCCAAGAGCTCTTTATCCCCAACATCACTACTAATAATAGCGGAACCTATACCTGCTTCGTCAATAACTCTGTCACTGGCCTCAGTAGGACCACAGTCAAGAACATTACAGTCCTTG AGCCAGTGACTCAGCCCTTCCTCCAAGTCACCAACACCACAGTCAAAGAACTAGACTCTGTGACCCTGACCTGCTTGTCGAATGACATTGGAGCCAACATCCAGTGGCTCTTCAATAGCCAGAGTCTTCAGCTCACAGAGAGAATGACACTCTCCCAGAACAACAGCATCCTCAGAATAGACCCTATTAAGAGGGAAGATGCCGGCGAGTATCAGTGTGAAATCTCGAATCCAGTCAGCGTCAGGAGGAGCAACTCAATCAAGCTGGACATAATAT GGGAAGTGACCAGCGAGATCTCACAGAGCACAAACCCTCAGCCTCCAACCACA aTCTGGCTCCTTCTGACAACTCTCCTAACAAG GTGGATGACGTCGCATACACTGTCCTga
- the Ceacam1 gene encoding carcinoembryonic antigen-related cell adhesion molecule 1 isoform 2 precursor (isoform 2 precursor is encoded by transcript variant 2) — translation MELASAHLHKGQVPWGGLLLTASLLASWSPATTAEVTIEAVPPQVAEDNNVLLLVHNLPLALGAFAWYKGNTTAIDKEIARFVPNSNMNFTGQAYSGREIIYSNGSLLFQMITMKDMGVYTLDMTDENYRRTQATVRFHVHPILLKPNITSNNSNPVEGDDSVSLTCDSYTDPDNINYLWSRNGESLSEGDRLKLSEGNRTLTLLNVTRNDTGPYVCETRNPVSVNRSDPFSLNIIYGPDTPIISPSDIYLHPGSNLNLSCHAASNPPAQYFWLINEKPHASSQELFIPNITTNNSGTYTCFVNNSVTGLSRTTVKNITVLEPVTQPFLQVTNTTVKELDSVTLTCLSNDIGANIQWLFNSQSLQLTERMTLSQNNSILRIDPIKREDAGEYQCEISNPVSVRRSNSIKLDIIFDPTQGGLSDGAIAGIVIGVVAGVALIAGLAYFLYSRKSGGSGSF, via the exons aTGGAGCTGGCCTCAGCACATCTCCACAAAGGGCAGGTTCCCTGGGGAGGACTACTGCTCACAG cCTCACTTTTAGCCTCCTGGAGCCCTGCCACCACTGCTGAAGTCACCATTGAGGCTGTGCCGCCCCAGGTTGCTGAAGACAACAATGTTCTTCTACTTGTTCACAATCTGCCCCTGGCGCTTGGAGCCTTTGCCTGGTACAAGGGAAACACTACGGCTATAGACAAAGAAATTGCACGATTTGTACCAAATAGTAATATGAATTTCACGGGGCAAGCATACAGCGGCAGAGAGATAATATACAGCAATGGATCCCTGCTCTTCCAAATGATCACCATGAAGGATATGGGAGTCTACACACTAGATATGACAGATGAAAACTATCGTCGTACTCAGGCGACTGTGCGATTTCATGTACACC CCATATTATTAAAGCCCAACATCACAAGCAACAACTCCAATCCCGTGGAGGGTGACGACTCCGTATCATTAACCTGTGACTCTTACACTGACCCTGATAATATAAACTACCTGTGGAGCAGAAATGGTGAAAGCCTTTCAGAAGGTGACAGGCTGAAGCTGTCTGAGGGCAACAGGACTCTCACTTTACTCAATGTCACGAGGAATGACACAGGACCCTATGTGTGTGAAACCCGGAATCCAGTGAGTGTCAACCGAAGTGACCCATTCAGCCTGAACATTATCT ATGGTCCGGACACCCCGATTATATCCCCCTCAGATATTTATTTGCATCCAGGGTCAAACCTCAACCTCTCCTGCCATGCAGCCTCTAACCCACCTGCACAGTACTTTTGGCTTATCAATGAGAAGCCCCATGCATCCTCCCAAGAGCTCTTTATCCCCAACATCACTACTAATAATAGCGGAACCTATACCTGCTTCGTCAATAACTCTGTCACTGGCCTCAGTAGGACCACAGTCAAGAACATTACAGTCCTTG AGCCAGTGACTCAGCCCTTCCTCCAAGTCACCAACACCACAGTCAAAGAACTAGACTCTGTGACCCTGACCTGCTTGTCGAATGACATTGGAGCCAACATCCAGTGGCTCTTCAATAGCCAGAGTCTTCAGCTCACAGAGAGAATGACACTCTCCCAGAACAACAGCATCCTCAGAATAGACCCTATTAAGAGGGAAGATGCCGGCGAGTATCAGTGTGAAATCTCGAATCCAGTCAGCGTCAGGAGGAGCAACTCAATCAAGCTGGACATAATAT TTGACCCAACACAAGGAGGCCTCTCAGATGGCGCCATTGCTGGCATCGTGATTGGAGTTGTGGCTGGGGTGGCTCTAATAGCAGGGCTGGCATATTTCCTCTATTCCAGGAAGTCTGGCGG aTCTGGCTCCTTCTGA
- the Ceacam1 gene encoding carcinoembryonic antigen-related cell adhesion molecule 1 isoform 4 precursor (isoform 4 precursor is encoded by transcript variant 4) has translation MELASAHLHKGQVPWGGLLLTASLLASWSPATTAEVTIEAVPPQVAEDNNVLLLVHNLPLALGAFAWYKGNTTAIDKEIARFVPNSNMNFTGQAYSGREIIYSNGSLLFQMITMKDMGVYTLDMTDENYRRTQATVRFHVHQPVTQPFLQVTNTTVKELDSVTLTCLSNDIGANIQWLFNSQSLQLTERMTLSQNNSILRIDPIKREDAGEYQCEISNPVSVRRSNSIKLDIIFDPTQGGLSDGAIAGIVIGVVAGVALIAGLAYFLYSRKSGGSGSF, from the exons aTGGAGCTGGCCTCAGCACATCTCCACAAAGGGCAGGTTCCCTGGGGAGGACTACTGCTCACAG cCTCACTTTTAGCCTCCTGGAGCCCTGCCACCACTGCTGAAGTCACCATTGAGGCTGTGCCGCCCCAGGTTGCTGAAGACAACAATGTTCTTCTACTTGTTCACAATCTGCCCCTGGCGCTTGGAGCCTTTGCCTGGTACAAGGGAAACACTACGGCTATAGACAAAGAAATTGCACGATTTGTACCAAATAGTAATATGAATTTCACGGGGCAAGCATACAGCGGCAGAGAGATAATATACAGCAATGGATCCCTGCTCTTCCAAATGATCACCATGAAGGATATGGGAGTCTACACACTAGATATGACAGATGAAAACTATCGTCGTACTCAGGCGACTGTGCGATTTCATGTACACC AGCCAGTGACTCAGCCCTTCCTCCAAGTCACCAACACCACAGTCAAAGAACTAGACTCTGTGACCCTGACCTGCTTGTCGAATGACATTGGAGCCAACATCCAGTGGCTCTTCAATAGCCAGAGTCTTCAGCTCACAGAGAGAATGACACTCTCCCAGAACAACAGCATCCTCAGAATAGACCCTATTAAGAGGGAAGATGCCGGCGAGTATCAGTGTGAAATCTCGAATCCAGTCAGCGTCAGGAGGAGCAACTCAATCAAGCTGGACATAATAT TTGACCCAACACAAGGAGGCCTCTCAGATGGCGCCATTGCTGGCATCGTGATTGGAGTTGTGGCTGGGGTGGCTCTAATAGCAGGGCTGGCATATTTCCTCTATTCCAGGAAGTCTGGCGG aTCTGGCTCCTTCTGA